From the genome of Hymenobacter sp. PAMC 26628, one region includes:
- the nuoL gene encoding NADH-quinone oxidoreductase subunit L — translation METVIPGPNAPHTTLLYVLIPLLPFVGFLLNGLLNKRLPAALAGLLGSATVLGSFLISAFLFWSFLHPAAGWALPGTTVHRAYTVELFDWISVASLQIPFSYQIDQLSLIMLLLVTGVGFLIHVYSIGYMAHDENVGKFFSFLNLFVFSMLVLVLGANFVILFIGWEGVGLCSYLLIGFWNTHTSYNNAAKKAFIINRIGDLGFLLGIFLIYFTFNSVQYGEVFQKASLLEFGPYTVGICTAITLLLFVGAMGKSAQLPLYTWLPDAMAGPTPVSALIHAATMVTAGIYMVLRANVLFTLAPQTLEVVGIIGLATAFFAATIGLAQNDIKKVLAYSTVSQLGYMFLALGVMGYSSSLFHVLTHAFFKALMFLGAGSVIHAMSNEQDLRRMGGLRKALPITFFTFFIGCLAISGIPPFSGFFSKDEILSHIYEHSKLMWAVGLFTSFLTAFYMFRLLFLAFFGEFRGTEEQKHHLHESPASMTLPLVVLAILAAVGGFMGAPMVLGKHYLADFLAPLFTYSRRLNPAAFALEPDHGTELMLIGLSVAAGVLGIVLAYVLYVARAQRPVADDAPRSAPENLVYHKYYIDELYDALFVKPTMALSRGLYKFVENGVINPITNGFGRAVQGGGYLLRYVQTGAVETYLILMVIGIVLILGLNYGRM, via the coding sequence ATGGAAACCGTTATTCCTGGCCCCAACGCGCCGCACACCACCCTGCTCTACGTCCTCATTCCGCTGCTGCCCTTCGTGGGCTTCTTGCTGAACGGCTTGCTTAACAAACGCCTGCCGGCTGCGCTGGCCGGATTGCTGGGCAGCGCCACCGTGCTGGGCTCGTTCCTGATTTCCGCGTTCCTGTTCTGGAGCTTCCTGCACCCGGCGGCGGGCTGGGCCCTGCCCGGCACCACGGTGCACCGCGCCTACACCGTCGAGCTATTCGATTGGATATCCGTGGCTTCGCTGCAAATCCCGTTCAGCTACCAGATCGACCAGCTCAGCCTGATTATGCTGCTGCTCGTGACCGGCGTGGGTTTCCTCATCCACGTGTACAGTATCGGCTACATGGCGCACGACGAGAACGTGGGCAAGTTCTTTAGCTTCCTGAACCTGTTCGTGTTCAGCATGTTGGTGCTGGTGCTGGGCGCCAACTTCGTCATTCTCTTCATCGGCTGGGAAGGCGTGGGGCTCTGCTCGTACTTGCTCATCGGCTTCTGGAACACCCACACCAGCTACAACAACGCCGCCAAGAAAGCCTTCATCATCAACCGCATCGGCGACCTGGGCTTCCTGCTGGGCATCTTCCTCATCTACTTCACCTTCAACTCGGTGCAGTACGGCGAGGTGTTTCAGAAAGCCTCGCTGTTGGAGTTTGGGCCCTACACCGTGGGCATCTGCACGGCCATCACGCTGCTGCTGTTCGTGGGGGCCATGGGCAAATCGGCCCAGTTGCCGCTCTACACCTGGCTGCCCGACGCCATGGCGGGCCCCACGCCAGTGTCGGCCCTCATTCACGCCGCCACTATGGTCACGGCCGGCATCTACATGGTGCTGCGGGCCAACGTGCTCTTCACGCTCGCGCCCCAAACGCTGGAGGTGGTGGGCATCATCGGCTTGGCTACGGCGTTTTTCGCCGCCACCATCGGCCTGGCCCAGAACGACATCAAGAAGGTGCTGGCCTACTCCACGGTGTCGCAGCTCGGCTACATGTTCCTGGCCTTGGGCGTAATGGGCTACTCGTCGTCGCTGTTCCACGTGCTCACCCACGCCTTTTTCAAGGCCCTGATGTTCCTGGGGGCCGGTTCGGTTATCCACGCCATGAGCAACGAGCAGGACCTGCGCCGCATGGGCGGCCTGCGCAAAGCCCTGCCCATCACGTTCTTCACTTTCTTCATCGGCTGCCTGGCCATTTCGGGCATCCCGCCATTCTCGGGCTTTTTCTCGAAAGATGAAATCCTGAGCCACATCTACGAGCACAGCAAGCTGATGTGGGCCGTGGGCCTGTTCACCTCGTTCCTCACGGCGTTCTACATGTTCCGCCTGCTATTCTTAGCCTTCTTCGGCGAGTTCCGCGGCACCGAAGAGCAGAAGCACCACTTGCACGAGTCGCCGGCCAGCATGACCTTGCCGCTCGTTGTGCTCGCCATTCTGGCCGCCGTGGGCGGCTTCATGGGGGCCCCTATGGTGCTGGGCAAGCACTACCTGGCCGATTTCCTGGCCCCGCTCTTCACCTACTCGCGTCGACTCAACCCGGCAGCCTTTGCCCTGGAGCCCGACCACGGCACCGAGCTAATGCTTATCGGCTTGTCGGTGGCGGCCGGCGTGCTTGGCATTGTGCTGGCCTACGTGCTATACGTGGCCCGCGCCCAGCGCCCGGTAGCCGACGATGCCCCGCGCTCGGCCCCCGAAAATCTGGTGTACCACAAGTATTACATCGACGAGCTGTACGATGCCCTGTTCGTGAAGCCCACCATGGCCCTGTCGCGCGGCCTCTACAAGTTCGTGGAAAACGGCGTTATCAACCCTATCACCAACGGCTTCGGGCGGGCGGTGCAGGGCGGCGGCTACCTGCTGCGCTACGTGCAAACCGGCGCCGTCGAAACCTACCTCATCTTAATGGTTATTGGCATTGTGCTAATTCTGGGCCTGAATTACGGCCGAATGTAA